A section of the Streptomyces sp. Je 1-369 genome encodes:
- the glpK gene encoding glycerol kinase GlpK: MPDSSEKFVAAIDQGTTSSRCIIFNQDGAIVAVDQREHRQIFPKPGWVEHDATEIWSKVQAVVAGAIAKAGLRADQLSALGITNQRETTVLWDRATGKPVHNAIVWQDTRTSALCNELGGADGQDRFREQTGLPLASYFSGPKAAWLLDNVPGLRARAERGEIAFGTIDSWLIWNLTGGTDGGKHVTDVTNAGRTMLMNLETLQWDRSILSAMNVPEAVLPEIRSSAEVYGTAVGQLSGVPVASALGDQQAAVFGQACYDTGTAKNTYGTGSFLLLNTGNRPVPSKSGLLTTMGYKIGSDAPVYCLEGSIAITGALVQWFRDQLGIIRNADEIESLAASVDDNGGAYIVPAFSGLYAPYWRSDARGVVTGLTRYVTKAHLARAVLEATSWQTREVVDAMYQDSGVRITTLKVDGGMTKNNLLMQHQADVLGVPVIRPKVSETTCLGAAYAAGLATGVWNDLDELKAHWQQDVEWTPHMDAASRDREFHNWHKAVERSLGWLEEDEG; the protein is encoded by the coding sequence ATGCCGGACAGCTCCGAGAAATTCGTCGCCGCCATCGATCAGGGCACCACGTCGAGCCGTTGCATCATCTTCAACCAGGACGGCGCGATCGTCGCCGTGGACCAGCGTGAGCACCGCCAGATCTTCCCCAAGCCCGGCTGGGTGGAGCACGACGCCACCGAGATCTGGTCCAAGGTGCAGGCGGTGGTCGCCGGGGCGATCGCCAAGGCCGGCCTCCGCGCCGACCAGCTGAGCGCGCTGGGCATCACCAACCAGCGGGAGACCACGGTCCTGTGGGACCGCGCGACCGGCAAGCCCGTGCACAACGCGATCGTCTGGCAGGACACCCGCACCTCGGCGCTCTGCAACGAACTGGGCGGTGCCGACGGCCAGGACCGCTTCCGTGAGCAGACGGGTCTGCCCCTGGCGAGCTACTTCTCCGGGCCCAAGGCCGCCTGGCTGCTCGACAACGTACCGGGACTCAGGGCCCGCGCCGAGCGGGGCGAAATAGCCTTCGGCACCATCGACTCCTGGCTGATCTGGAACCTCACGGGCGGCACCGACGGCGGCAAGCACGTCACCGACGTCACCAACGCGGGCCGCACCATGCTGATGAACCTGGAGACCCTCCAGTGGGACCGGTCGATCCTGTCGGCGATGAACGTCCCCGAAGCGGTCCTGCCGGAGATCAGGTCGTCGGCCGAGGTGTACGGAACGGCGGTGGGCCAGCTCTCCGGAGTGCCCGTCGCCTCCGCCCTCGGCGACCAGCAGGCGGCCGTTTTCGGGCAGGCCTGCTACGACACGGGGACGGCCAAGAACACGTACGGCACGGGCAGTTTCCTCCTGCTCAACACCGGTAACCGGCCCGTACCCTCCAAGAGCGGTCTGCTCACGACGATGGGCTACAAGATCGGCTCCGACGCGCCGGTGTACTGCCTGGAGGGGTCGATCGCGATCACCGGCGCTCTGGTGCAGTGGTTCCGGGACCAGCTCGGCATCATCCGCAATGCGGATGAGATCGAGTCCCTTGCGGCGAGCGTGGACGACAACGGCGGGGCGTACATCGTGCCCGCGTTCTCCGGCCTGTACGCGCCCTATTGGCGCTCCGACGCGCGCGGCGTCGTCACCGGTCTCACCCGGTACGTCACCAAGGCGCACCTCGCGCGTGCCGTCCTGGAGGCGACCAGCTGGCAGACGCGCGAGGTCGTGGACGCCATGTACCAGGACTCCGGAGTGCGGATCACCACCCTCAAGGTGGACGGCGGCATGACCAAGAACAACCTCCTGATGCAGCACCAGGCGGACGTCCTGGGTGTGCCGGTGATCCGTCCCAAGGTCTCCGAGACCACCTGTCTGGGCGCTGCGTACGCGGCGGGGCTCGCGACCGGCGTGTGGAACGACCTCGACGAGCTGAAGGCGCACTGGCAGCAGGACGTCGAGTGGACCCCGCACATGGACGCCGCATCGCGGGACCGCGAGTTCCACAACTGGCACAAGGCGGTGGAGCGGAGCCTCGGCTGGCTGGAGGAGGACGAGGGCTGA
- a CDS encoding MIP/aquaporin family protein, whose amino-acid sequence MYSNGDIFVGEVIGTAILILLGAGVCAAVTLSHSKAKASGWVVIAFGWGFGVLAGAYTAGPLSGGHLNPAVTLGIAIDTGEWDKTWIYVLGQMVGAMLGAVLAYLVYLAQFNANVTRGAKGDSEGVHVPTPTLGIFSTIPEIRNPVANIITEVIATIALVLPILAFGLTKGLGESGTQTLIVAFLVVGIGLSLGGPTGYAINPARDLGPRVVHTFLPIPNKGTSDWSYAWVPVAGPLIGGALAGLIYNAAF is encoded by the coding sequence ATGTACTCGAACGGGGACATCTTCGTCGGTGAGGTCATCGGCACCGCGATTCTGATTCTTCTCGGCGCCGGTGTGTGCGCCGCCGTCACACTCAGCCATTCGAAGGCGAAGGCCTCCGGGTGGGTCGTCATCGCCTTCGGATGGGGCTTCGGCGTGCTCGCCGGCGCGTACACGGCGGGCCCGCTCTCCGGTGGTCACCTCAACCCCGCCGTCACGCTCGGCATCGCGATCGACACCGGGGAGTGGGACAAGACCTGGATCTACGTCCTCGGGCAGATGGTCGGCGCGATGCTGGGTGCCGTCCTCGCCTATCTCGTGTACCTGGCGCAGTTCAACGCCAACGTCACGCGGGGCGCGAAGGGCGACTCGGAGGGCGTGCACGTGCCGACGCCGACGCTCGGGATCTTCTCGACCATCCCGGAGATCCGGAACCCGGTCGCCAACATCATCACCGAGGTCATCGCGACCATCGCCCTGGTGCTGCCCATCCTGGCCTTCGGGCTCACGAAGGGGCTCGGCGAATCCGGCACGCAGACGCTGATCGTGGCCTTCCTGGTCGTCGGCATCGGCCTCTCGCTCGGTGGTCCCACGGGGTACGCCATCAACCCGGCGCGCGACCTCGGTCCGCGCGTCGTGCACACGTTCCTGCCGATCCCCAACAAGGGCACGTCCGACTGGAGCTACGCCTGGGTTCCGGTGGCCGGGCCGCTGATCGGCGGGGCTCTCGCGGGCCTCATCTACAACGCAGCCTTCTGA
- a CDS encoding glycoside hydrolase family 31 protein, producing the protein MNGRDLVRSVKVVGMIGTAQGLRTVRSSWRRWRADAAAVVPPGTERARVPGPVTGMGREPGGGVVRFTRAELRVRVTAGGAVFLGWDGAEPEPSYALAGRSPEPDPRAVLEPDTEGGWRVVSERVTVVVSRYGAVELRTPGGVTLRRDLPPRWWERADGGAGRWVQRSEVPAEARFFGLGGRSSGPRLRNGTYRLWNTDPGGSFGPGDDPLYITMPVQMVVADAATHLVFHDNTWEGAVSVHEGVEGAGSGHDRPGSCEVRMSGGPLRYWAMVGTPARVLHTWASLTGPSALPPSWALGHHHARWGFGSEQEVRRIVAGYQERGLPLDAVHLDIDHYEAHQVFTVDRERFPKLPQFADELRKGGIRLVSIVDPAVKSEQGVEAYDSGVAADAFVRDASGRTVRGVVWPGEAVFPDFTDPRAREWWGTLYKERLDQGFSGFWHDMNEPVSFAAFGEATLPRSARHSLEGRGGDHREAHNIYGLAMARAGYEAVRALHPEERPFLFSRSGWAGMQRYGGTWSGDVSTGWPGLRASLSLVLGLGLCGVPYSGPDVGGFDGSPSPELYLRWFQLGAYLPLFRTHAAIGAGRREPWEFGDEVLGHAREVLVERRRLLPYFVTLAHLARRTGAPYVRPLWWGNPEDRTLRDCEDAFLLGDSLLVAPVLESGAVRRAVRLPRGRWYDTATGRAYEGPGKVLVDAPLSRIPVFARAGTVLPVLGCEGGVELEVWAPAQGRSGGGLVVADAGDGWAEAELERFTTRWSEGRVVVEREGSEDGPAPGRPVRVRGVGG; encoded by the coding sequence ATGAACGGTCGTGACCTGGTGCGTTCGGTGAAGGTGGTCGGCATGATCGGCACGGCGCAGGGGTTGCGCACGGTGCGCTCCTCGTGGCGCAGATGGCGGGCGGACGCCGCGGCGGTCGTGCCGCCGGGCACGGAGCGCGCACGGGTGCCCGGGCCCGTGACGGGGATGGGGCGGGAGCCGGGCGGTGGCGTGGTGCGGTTCACCCGTGCCGAGCTGCGGGTGCGGGTGACCGCCGGCGGGGCGGTCTTCCTGGGGTGGGACGGGGCGGAGCCGGAGCCGTCGTACGCGCTGGCGGGCCGGAGTCCCGAGCCGGATCCGCGGGCCGTCCTGGAGCCCGACACGGAGGGTGGCTGGCGGGTCGTATCGGAGCGCGTGACGGTCGTCGTCTCGCGGTACGGGGCGGTGGAGCTGCGCACGCCGGGCGGGGTGACGTTGCGGCGGGATCTGCCGCCGCGCTGGTGGGAGCGTGCCGACGGTGGTGCGGGGCGCTGGGTGCAGCGGTCGGAGGTGCCTGCGGAGGCGCGGTTCTTCGGTCTCGGCGGCCGGTCCTCGGGGCCGCGGTTGCGGAACGGGACGTACCGGCTGTGGAACACGGACCCGGGCGGGTCCTTCGGGCCGGGCGACGATCCGCTGTACATCACCATGCCGGTGCAGATGGTGGTGGCCGACGCCGCCACGCACCTGGTGTTCCACGACAACACGTGGGAGGGCGCCGTCTCGGTCCACGAGGGTGTGGAGGGCGCGGGATCCGGTCACGATCGGCCCGGTTCGTGCGAGGTTCGGATGAGTGGCGGCCCGCTGCGGTACTGGGCGATGGTCGGTACTCCCGCGCGCGTGCTGCACACCTGGGCGTCGCTCACCGGTCCGTCGGCGCTGCCGCCCTCGTGGGCCCTCGGGCATCATCACGCGCGGTGGGGCTTCGGCAGTGAGCAGGAGGTGCGGCGGATCGTCGCCGGCTATCAGGAGCGGGGGCTGCCGCTGGATGCGGTGCACCTGGACATCGATCACTACGAGGCGCACCAGGTGTTCACGGTCGACAGGGAGCGGTTTCCCAAGCTGCCGCAGTTCGCGGACGAGTTGCGCAAGGGCGGGATCCGGCTCGTGTCGATCGTCGACCCCGCGGTGAAGTCCGAGCAGGGGGTGGAGGCGTACGACAGTGGGGTGGCGGCCGATGCCTTTGTGCGGGATGCCTCGGGGCGGACGGTGCGTGGTGTCGTGTGGCCCGGGGAGGCGGTGTTCCCCGACTTCACCGACCCGCGCGCGCGTGAGTGGTGGGGCACGCTCTACAAGGAGCGTCTCGATCAGGGGTTCTCGGGTTTCTGGCACGACATGAACGAGCCGGTGTCGTTCGCCGCGTTCGGCGAGGCGACGTTGCCGCGGTCGGCGCGGCACTCCCTGGAGGGGCGCGGCGGTGACCATCGTGAGGCGCACAACATCTATGGCCTGGCGATGGCCCGTGCCGGGTATGAGGCGGTGCGTGCGCTGCATCCCGAGGAGCGGCCCTTCTTGTTCTCGCGTTCCGGGTGGGCGGGGATGCAGCGCTACGGAGGGACGTGGTCCGGGGATGTGTCCACGGGTTGGCCCGGGTTGCGGGCGTCGCTTTCGCTGGTGTTGGGGCTGGGGTTGTGCGGTGTGCCGTATTCGGGTCCTGATGTGGGCGGTTTCGACGGCAGTCCGTCGCCGGAGCTGTATCTGCGGTGGTTCCAACTGGGGGCGTATCTGCCGTTGTTCCGCACGCATGCGGCGATCGGGGCGGGGCGGCGTGAGCCGTGGGAGTTCGGCGACGAGGTGCTGGGCCACGCGCGTGAGGTTCTGGTCGAGCGCAGGCGGCTGTTGCCGTACTTCGTGACGCTCGCCCATCTCGCGCGGCGTACCGGCGCTCCCTATGTGCGGCCCTTGTGGTGGGGGAATCCGGAGGACAGGACGTTGCGGGACTGTGAGGACGCGTTCCTGCTCGGCGACTCCTTGCTGGTGGCGCCGGTGCTGGAGAGCGGTGCGGTGCGGCGGGCGGTGCGGTTGCCGCGGGGGCGCTGGTACGACACGGCGACCGGCCGGGCGTACGAGGGGCCGGGGAAGGTGCTTGTGGACGCTCCGTTGTCGCGCATTCCGGTGTTCGCGCGCGCGGGCACGGTGTTGCCCGTGCTCGGGTGCGAGGGAGGCGTCGAGTTGGAGGTGTGGGCGCCCGCTCAGGGGCGTTCGGGGGGTGGCCTCGTGGTTGCCGACGCGGGTGACGGGTGGGCGGAGGCGGAGCTCGAACGGTTCACGACGCGGTGGAGCGAGGGGCGGGTCGTCGTCGAGCGGGAGGGGAGCGAGGACGGGCCCGCACCGGGGCGTCCGGTGCGGGTGCGGGGAGTGGGCGGGTGA
- a CDS encoding GTP-binding protein: MIFKRTQRDKAPVEPVTLKILVAGGFGVGKTTLVGAVSEIKPLRTEETLSEAGRPVDDTSGVAGKHTTTVAMDFGRITLREDLVLYLFGTPGQDRFWFLWDELATGALGAVVLADTRRLEDCFAAVDYFERRSIPFVVGVNCFDGANIYPADAVRQALDLDGHVPVVMCDARDRETVKEVLIDVVEHAMAAAAAAREPATT; this comes from the coding sequence ATGATCTTCAAGCGCACTCAGCGCGACAAGGCCCCCGTCGAGCCGGTCACGCTGAAGATCCTCGTGGCGGGCGGCTTCGGCGTCGGCAAGACGACGCTGGTCGGCGCGGTCAGTGAGATCAAGCCGCTGCGCACCGAGGAGACCCTCAGCGAGGCAGGCAGGCCCGTCGACGACACCAGCGGCGTCGCGGGCAAGCACACCACTACGGTCGCGATGGACTTCGGCCGCATCACTCTCCGCGAGGACCTGGTCCTGTACCTCTTCGGCACGCCGGGACAGGACCGCTTCTGGTTCCTCTGGGACGAGCTGGCGACCGGCGCGCTGGGCGCCGTCGTCCTCGCCGACACACGGCGCCTGGAGGACTGCTTCGCCGCCGTGGACTACTTCGAACGACGCTCCATCCCCTTCGTCGTCGGTGTCAACTGCTTCGACGGTGCCAACATCTACCCGGCCGACGCGGTACGACAGGCGCTCGACCTCGACGGCCACGTGCCCGTGGTGATGTGCGACGCGCGCGACCGCGAGACCGTCAAGGAAGTCCTCATCGACGTCGTCGAACACGCGATGGCGGCGGCCGCGGCGGCGCGGGAACCCGCCACTACGTAG
- a CDS encoding lipid-transfer protein, whose protein sequence is MTTEVAVLGAGMHPWGKWGRGFVEYGVVAARAALADAGVEWRDVGSIVGADTVRGGYPGYVAGATFAKALGWQGARVASVYAACASGAQAINTARSQILAGMADVVLVVGADAAPKGFFRPAGGDRPDDPDWLRFRVLGATNPAYFGLYARRRMAVHGDTLEDFAQVKVKNAAAGALNANARYRKTVTAEEVAASAVVADPLRLLDICATSDGAAALLLTSMEFARRHGAADPVRIRAVSTVTPTYPTTVLDLPDIATDSAAVVHPAEGTFRASIARAAYEEAGIGPEDISLAEVYDLSTALELQWYEDLGLCGEGEGAKLLRDGVTAPGGRVPVNTSGGLASFGEAVPAQAIAQVCEVTWQLRGAAGARQVAGARVGVTANQGLFGHGSSVVAVH, encoded by the coding sequence ATGACCACGGAGGTGGCGGTGCTCGGCGCAGGCATGCACCCCTGGGGCAAGTGGGGGCGCGGCTTCGTCGAGTACGGAGTGGTGGCGGCACGCGCGGCGCTCGCGGACGCCGGGGTCGAGTGGCGGGACGTCGGTTCGATCGTCGGAGCAGACACCGTGCGCGGCGGCTATCCGGGGTACGTGGCGGGAGCCACGTTCGCCAAGGCGCTCGGCTGGCAGGGCGCGCGCGTGGCGAGTGTGTACGCGGCCTGCGCGTCCGGCGCCCAGGCGATCAACACGGCGCGCTCACAGATCCTCGCGGGCATGGCCGACGTAGTCCTGGTGGTGGGCGCCGACGCGGCACCGAAGGGGTTCTTCCGCCCGGCCGGCGGCGACCGGCCCGACGACCCCGACTGGCTGCGGTTCCGCGTCCTGGGAGCGACCAATCCGGCCTACTTCGGCCTGTACGCGCGCCGCCGGATGGCCGTGCACGGCGACACCCTGGAGGACTTCGCCCAGGTCAAGGTGAAGAACGCCGCGGCGGGCGCGCTCAACGCGAACGCGCGCTACCGCAAGACGGTGACCGCCGAGGAGGTCGCCGCGTCCGCCGTCGTGGCCGATCCGCTGCGCCTGCTCGACATCTGTGCCACCTCGGACGGCGCCGCGGCCCTGCTGCTCACCAGCATGGAGTTCGCGCGCCGTCACGGAGCGGCGGACCCGGTGCGCATCCGCGCGGTGTCCACCGTCACCCCCACGTATCCGACGACAGTGCTCGACCTGCCGGACATCGCGACGGACTCGGCGGCGGTCGTGCACCCTGCCGAGGGGACGTTCCGGGCGTCCATCGCGCGGGCGGCGTACGAGGAAGCGGGCATAGGCCCCGAGGACATATCGCTGGCGGAGGTCTACGACCTGTCGACCGCACTGGAACTGCAGTGGTACGAGGACCTGGGCCTGTGCGGCGAGGGCGAGGGCGCCAAGCTGCTGCGCGACGGAGTGACGGCGCCGGGCGGACGTGTGCCCGTGAACACCAGTGGGGGCCTCGCTTCCTTCGGGGAGGCGGTGCCCGCGCAGGCCATCGCGCAAGTCTGCGAAGTGACGTGGCAGTTGCGCGGGGCGGCAGGAGCGCGGCAGGTCGCTGGGGCGCGCGTGGGGGTCACCGCGAACCAGGGGCTGTTCGGGCACGGGTCGTCGGTCGTGGCGGTGCACTGA
- a CDS encoding DUF742 domain-containing protein, producing MSEDGRGTQRTTTARKLQRAQEAPRWFDDDAGPVVRPYAMTRGRTTSNGQHRLDLIAVVVTEAHAYDVPETDRTLSPEHVDIVGLCRDTPQSVAELAAELDLPIGVVRVLIGDLVDDELVHVTRPVPPAELPDESILRDVISGLRAL from the coding sequence ATGAGCGAAGACGGTCGAGGGACGCAGAGAACCACAACGGCGCGGAAGTTACAGCGGGCGCAGGAGGCGCCCCGCTGGTTCGACGACGACGCGGGCCCCGTGGTGCGGCCGTACGCCATGACGCGCGGCCGCACCACGAGCAACGGACAGCACCGGCTCGACCTGATCGCGGTCGTCGTCACCGAGGCGCACGCGTACGACGTCCCGGAAACCGACCGGACGCTGTCTCCGGAGCACGTGGACATCGTCGGGCTGTGCCGCGACACGCCTCAGTCGGTCGCCGAGCTGGCAGCCGAACTCGACCTGCCCATCGGCGTGGTCCGCGTCCTCATAGGGGACCTCGTCGACGACGAACTGGTGCACGTGACCCGCCCCGTGCCCCCCGCCGAGCTGCCGGACGAGAGCATTCTGCGCGACGTGATCAGCGGCCTCCGGGCACTCTGA
- a CDS encoding NUDIX domain-containing protein, producing MSASPHSTNSVPGSHCSSCGTSYEDQPVGWPRTCADCGAVAHRNPLPVAVALQPVYDTQGTGLVVITRTIAPARGGIALPGGYIDDREDWRDAVVRELKEETGIGAESRDVRLADAMSAADGYLLLFGLLPARPATDLPQSVPTDETEGWHLLRRPEELAFPLHTLAAHAWFEGRY from the coding sequence GTGTCCGCATCCCCACACTCCACCAACTCCGTCCCGGGCTCCCACTGTTCGAGCTGCGGGACGTCCTACGAGGACCAGCCCGTGGGCTGGCCCCGCACCTGCGCCGACTGCGGCGCGGTGGCCCATCGCAACCCGCTGCCCGTCGCGGTCGCGCTCCAGCCCGTCTACGACACCCAGGGCACCGGCCTGGTCGTCATCACCCGCACCATCGCTCCCGCGCGGGGAGGCATCGCGCTGCCCGGCGGGTACATCGACGACCGGGAGGACTGGCGCGACGCGGTCGTGCGCGAACTGAAGGAAGAGACCGGCATCGGAGCGGAGAGCCGCGACGTCCGCCTGGCCGACGCCATGAGCGCAGCCGACGGCTACCTCCTGCTCTTCGGCCTCCTCCCCGCACGGCCCGCCACGGACCTGCCGCAGTCCGTGCCGACGGACGAGACCGAAGGCTGGCACCTGCTGCGCCGCCCCGAAGAACTCGCCTTCCCACTGCACACGCTGGCGGCACACGCATGGTTCGAGGGCCGCTACTGA
- a CDS encoding Zn-ribbon domain-containing OB-fold protein, whose product MVANWFTGEGDDFRLLGTRCAACACVFFPREDGFCRNPGCAGGELAEVPLSRRGRVWSYTDGRYRPPAPYVSDPELPWEPYTLIAVELEAERMVVLGQSVPGVSVADLAVGMEVELVPGVLDEDSGTTWTTWHWRPVGVGA is encoded by the coding sequence GTGGTGGCCAACTGGTTCACCGGAGAGGGTGACGACTTCCGTCTGCTGGGCACGCGCTGCGCCGCGTGCGCCTGTGTCTTCTTCCCGCGCGAGGACGGGTTCTGCCGCAATCCCGGCTGTGCGGGCGGCGAGCTCGCCGAGGTGCCGCTGTCGCGGCGCGGGCGCGTCTGGTCGTACACCGACGGCCGCTACCGGCCCCCCGCCCCCTACGTCTCCGACCCGGAACTTCCCTGGGAGCCCTACACGTTGATCGCAGTGGAGCTGGAGGCGGAGCGGATGGTGGTGCTCGGGCAGTCGGTTCCCGGGGTCTCCGTGGCCGATCTGGCAGTCGGCATGGAGGTGGAGCTCGTCCCCGGAGTCCTCGACGAGGACAGCGGGACGACATGGACGACCTGGCACTGGCGGCCCGTGGGGGTGGGCGCATGA
- a CDS encoding M15 family metallopeptidase, with amino-acid sequence MTGLVPALRNLALCAAALLSVAAAPSPAHARAEPKAPKEFAALRDVDPTIIQEMRYFTPHNFVGEPVDGYRKPMCIVTQPAAEALHKAQRKLLRKGYSLKVYDCYRPQRAVDHFVRWAKDLADERMKAEFYPRVDKSRLFADGYIAEKSGHSRGSTVDLTVVRLPALPTRPYVPGEPLKSCFGPRGERFPDNSVDMGTGFDCFDTLSHTDDPRIKGKQRANRDLLRDTLGKEGFVNLPEEWWHYTYKPETFPDTYFDFPVSRQSLRGK; translated from the coding sequence ATGACAGGACTTGTCCCCGCCCTGCGGAATCTCGCCCTCTGCGCCGCCGCTCTGCTCTCCGTGGCCGCCGCCCCCTCCCCCGCGCACGCGCGTGCCGAGCCCAAAGCTCCGAAGGAGTTCGCCGCGCTGCGTGACGTCGACCCGACGATCATTCAGGAGATGCGTTACTTCACGCCGCACAACTTCGTCGGCGAGCCCGTCGACGGCTACAGGAAGCCGATGTGCATCGTCACCCAGCCCGCGGCGGAGGCCCTGCACAAGGCGCAGCGCAAGCTGTTGCGCAAGGGGTACTCCCTGAAGGTGTACGACTGCTATCGGCCGCAGCGGGCCGTCGACCACTTCGTGCGCTGGGCGAAGGATCTCGCCGATGAGCGCATGAAGGCGGAGTTCTATCCCCGTGTCGACAAGTCGCGGCTGTTCGCGGACGGGTACATCGCGGAGAAGTCCGGGCACAGCCGCGGTTCCACGGTGGATCTGACGGTGGTGCGGCTGCCGGCCCTGCCGACCCGGCCGTACGTCCCCGGAGAGCCGCTGAAGTCCTGCTTCGGGCCGCGCGGCGAGCGCTTCCCCGACAACTCCGTGGACATGGGGACGGGGTTCGACTGCTTCGACACCCTGTCGCATACGGACGATCCCCGGATCAAGGGGAAGCAGCGCGCCAACCGCGATCTCCTGCGCGACACGCTGGGCAAGGAGGGCTTCGTCAACCTCCCCGAAGAGTGGTGGCACTACACGTACAAGCCCGAGACGTTCCCCGACACCTACTTCGACTTCCCGGTCTCCCGGCAGTCGCTGCGAGGAAAGTGA